Below is a window of Allomuricauda ruestringensis DSM 13258 DNA.
CATCGGATTCACCTCCTGTAAAGACAAAAATGCAGAACCCAGGGAAGAAGTTGTTCTTTGGACACCCTATAACGATTCCGCTGAGGTTGCTGCCAATGCAGAGCACGAGAACAAGAGGATGCGTTACAAGTTCATCCAAAGTAAAGTGCTGGACAAGAATGCGGTGTTTTTGCCCCTGTATGATGAAGTATCCCAGTTCACCGAAGCGCAATACGAAAGGATGAAACCTTTGGTCTTGGAACAGGATATTCCAACCATCCAAAACCATATTGATGAGGGAACTTTTACCTACGAAGATTTGGTATTGTTCTACCTACACCGAATTTATACATACGAACTGCCCAACACCACCACCCTCAACACGGTAATTGCATTGAATCCCAATGTGCTGGAAGAAGCCCGTCAATTGGATGAAAGCAAGGAGGCGCATCATCCCATTTATGGTATGCCCATTTTATTGAAAGATAATATTGGGACTGCTGAAATGAAGACAACGGCTGGTGCCATCGCACTAAAGGAAAACCAGACTGATGATGCTTTTATCGTAAAGCGCTTAAAACAGAAGGGCGCTCTTATTTTGGGTAAGGTAAACCTTAGCGAGTGGGCCAATTTTCTATGTGATGGTTGTCCCAATGGTCAAAGCGCCATAGGCGGACAAACCTTGAACCCCTACGGAAGAAGGGTTTTTGATACGGGAGGTTCCAGTGCGGGCAGTGGAACATCCACAGCGGCCAATTATGCCGTAGGTGCTGTAGGAACAGAAACTTCAGGGAGCATACTTTCGCCATCTAGCCAGAGTTCCGTAGTGGGATTAAAACCGACTATTGGTCTTTTGAGCAGGACGGGAATCGTACCTATTTCTAGTACCTTGGATACCCCCGGTCCCATGACCAAAAATGTAACCGATAACGCCATTCTCCTGGATGCGATGTTGGGCGAGGACGAAGCAGATTATAAATCAGTTAGTGCGGAACCTGGGATTTTATCCGCTTGGATGAACCCTGAACCTCTTCAACAAATTCGACTTGGTGTGATGACGAGCCTTGTAGAAAGAGATTCGATTTACGCTGCCAATGTAGAGGCCCTACGAGAGGCAGGTGCTCAAATCGTTGAATTTGAATCCGAAAATATTCCTTTGGAAGGCTTCACAACCCTATTGAATTTGGATATGGAACAGGATTTAACTGCTTATTTGAACGCTGAGGTGAAAGATAGGGATGCCGTAAAAGTGGAGTCCGTTGAGGATGTAGTAACGTTCAACAATAAAGATTCCTTGGTAAGAATACCTTATGGTCAAGCTCGTTTTGACGGTATTTTGGCTGATTCGACCACGTCAGCACAGTTTGAAAAAATAAAAAAAGACTTAAAAGCATCGGGAAGAGCCTTCTTCAACATAATGGAAGAAGAGCAGCTTGATGCCGTGTTGAGCATCAACAACTACCACGCCGGTTATGCGGCCGTAGCTGAGTATCCAGCCTTGACCGTTCCCATGGGATACAAAACCGATGGCGAGCCGGAAAGCTTGACCTTTATCGGGAAACCTTTTTCCGAAGCCCATTTATTGCGTATAGGAAAAGCCTTTGAAGCGTTGACCAAAGCTCGAAAAATACCAGAGGGCTATCAGGAGTAAAAAGCTTCGTATTGCTTTTATCTAATTACTACAAGAGTTACTACCTCTAAAATTATACACTAAAGTGATTGTAATGCTTTGTGTTATTGTATTTTTGCACTCCATTTTAAGGAACTATGCGCACAAAATCGCTCAAAAAAAATAAAATCAATGTGGTAACCTTGGGTTGTAGCAAGAATGTCTACGATTCCGAAGTGTTGATGGGACAACTGCGTGCCAACAATAAAGAGGTGGCCCACGAGGAGGAAGGCAATGTTGTGGTGATCAATACCTGTGGATTTATTGCAAATGCCAAGGAAGAAAGTGTCAACACCATTTTGGACTATGTACAGCGCAAGGAAGCTGGCGATGTGGACAAGGTTTTTGTAACGGGTTGTTTGAGCGAGCGTTACAAACCAGATTTAGAGAAAGAAATTCCAAATGTGGATGAATATTTCGGGACAAG
It encodes the following:
- a CDS encoding amidase family protein, which gives rise to MLRYFLCAFLLIGFTSCKDKNAEPREEVVLWTPYNDSAEVAANAEHENKRMRYKFIQSKVLDKNAVFLPLYDEVSQFTEAQYERMKPLVLEQDIPTIQNHIDEGTFTYEDLVLFYLHRIYTYELPNTTTLNTVIALNPNVLEEARQLDESKEAHHPIYGMPILLKDNIGTAEMKTTAGAIALKENQTDDAFIVKRLKQKGALILGKVNLSEWANFLCDGCPNGQSAIGGQTLNPYGRRVFDTGGSSAGSGTSTAANYAVGAVGTETSGSILSPSSQSSVVGLKPTIGLLSRTGIVPISSTLDTPGPMTKNVTDNAILLDAMLGEDEADYKSVSAEPGILSAWMNPEPLQQIRLGVMTSLVERDSIYAANVEALREAGAQIVEFESENIPLEGFTTLLNLDMEQDLTAYLNAEVKDRDAVKVESVEDVVTFNNKDSLVRIPYGQARFDGILADSTTSAQFEKIKKDLKASGRAFFNIMEEEQLDAVLSINNYHAGYAAVAEYPALTVPMGYKTDGEPESLTFIGKPFSEAHLLRIGKAFEALTKARKIPEGYQE